The DNA segment CGTCGAATTCAAGGAGCGCCTCGCGAAGGACGTCCACCTCGTGGAGGGCCGGATGGAGAGCCTGGCCGCGCAACTGCGCCACCGGGTGCTGTCGGGCGACGGCGAGGCGACGTACGTCGTCGGCGTCACCGACGACGGCGGCATCGCGGGCATCAGCCACGACGCGTTCTCCGAGTCGATGGACGTGCTGAGCCTGCTCGCCGAGGAGGCGGGTGCCCACATCGAGGACGTACAGACGTGGGGCATCGACGCCGACGGCAACGCCAGCAGGAGCGGCGACGCCAAGGGACTCGTCGGCGTCGCCACGATTCGCGAAGGCGCCATGCTCGACACCGACAGCGACCACATCGTCGTCGGGACGGCGGGCCACGTCGACCACGGCAAGTCGACGCTGGTCGGGTCGCTGGTCACCGGCCAACCCGACGACGGCGAGGGCGGCACCCGCGGCTACCTCGACGTCCAGCCCCACGAGGTCGAACGGGGCCTCTCGGCCGACCTCTCCTACGCCGTCTACGGCTTCGACGACGACGGTCCGGTCCGGATGGACAACCCCCACCGCAAGACCGACCGCGCTCGCGTGGTCGAGGAGTCCGAGCGCCTCGTCTCGTTCGTCGACACCGTCGGCCATGAACCGTGGCTCCGGACGACGATTCGCGGCCTGGTCGGCCAGAAACTCGACTACGGCCTGCTCACCGTGGCGGCCGACGACGGCCCGACGAAGACGACTCGCGAGCACCTCGGCGTGCTGCTGGCGACCGAACTGCCGACCATCGTCGCCATCACGAAGGTCGACGCGGTGACCGACGAGCGCGCCCTGGAGGTCGAGCGCGAGGTCGAGCGACTCCTGCGGGACGTGGGCAAGACGCCCCTGCGCGTCGAGCGCCACGGCGTCGAGGCCGCCCTGGAGGAGATCGGCGAGAACGTCGTCCCGGTGCTGACGACCAGCGCGGTCACGATGGACGGCCTCGACGAACTCGACGAACTGTTCGAGCGCCTGCCGAAGACGACCGCCGACAGCGGCCCGTTCCGGATGTACATCGACCGGACCTACTCGGTGACCGGCGTCGGCGCGGTCGCCTCGGGCACCATCATGTCCGGCGAGGTCAAGGCCGGCGACGAACTGCTCGTGGGACCGATGGCCGACGGCGCGTTCCGCGAGGTGGAGGTCCGCTCCATCGAGATGCACTACCACCGCGTCGACCAGGCGAAGGCGGGTCGCATCGTCGGCATCGCGCTGAAGGGCGTCCGGGAGGCCGACATCGAGCGCGGGATGGTGCTGTTACCGGCCGACTCCGACCCGGAACCGGTCCGGGAGTTCGAGGCCGAGGTCGTCGTGCTCAACCACCCGACCCGCATCGGCGACGGCTACGAACCGGTCGTCCACCTCGAAACCGTGAGCGAGGCTGCCGAGTTCCACCCGCAGGGCGGCCAACTCCTGCCGGGCGACTCGGGCAAGACCCGCGTGCGATTCAAGTTCCGGTCGTACCTCGTCGAGGAGGGCCAGAAGTTCGTCTTCCGCGAGGGCCAGAGCAAGGGCGTCGGCACCGTGACCGACGTGAACCCGTGAACTAATCCTCTCGTCGGGCGGATACGTCCATGAACCGACCGCGCGCGGTCGACCTCGCCGCGAAACTGCTGGCCGCCGTCCTGTTCGCCCTGAGCCTCGCCGCCCTGGCGTTCGCGGTTCGGGGTGGGACGACCGACGAACTCGTCACTGCCCTGTTGGGTACCTACCTGACGGGCGCGCTCGCGGTCGGCGTCTTCCGCGACCTGACCGACACCCGCGGCTGGCGAATCGCGTTCTTCTCCGGCGTGACCGTCTGGGCGGGCTACGACTACGCCACCGGCGGCGACGCGTTCGCGCTCGTACTGCTCGTCGTCGGGGTCGCGATGGTCGCGGCGGCCGCGTTCGGCGTCGAGTAGCTGCTACTCCGACGCCGCCAGCCACGGTCGGTCGGCGAGCGCCGCCAGCGATTCGAACGCGAAATGGGGTTCGGGGTCGGGTTCGACGTCCGCTTCGGCGGGGTACCACACCGACCGGAGGCCGGCGGCGTGGGCGCCCGCGACGTCCGCCGACAGCGAGTTTCCGACGAAGACGGCGCGCTCGGGCCGCGACCCCAGCGCGTCGAGCGCGACCTCGAACGGTTCGGGGTCGGGCTTGGCGGCGGTGTCGTAGCCGGCGAACACGGCCGTCTCGAAGCGGTCGGCGAGGCCGCTGGCCTCCAGTTTCGCCGTCTGGGCGTCCGGCGGACCGTTGGTAATCACGCCGAGGGCGTGGTCGGCCGCCAGCGACTCGACGACATCGGCCGCGCCCGGGAGTGTACGAACGCGCGAGTGGTCGCGCTCCTCGCGGTAGGCCGCCGCGACCGCGCGGGCGTCCTCCGGGTCGCGGCCGCACTCCTCGGCGATGGCGGCGAAGCAGTTCGCCCGACCTTCGGTGATGGAGACGCCGGGGCCCATGTGGTCGTCGAAGCGGTCGAGGTACGCCTGGAACTCGAAGAAGGGGTCGACGCCGGCCGCCTCGAACGACCGGGCGAGCAGTTCCCCGGCGGGTCGCTCGTACTCCACGAGCGTCCCGTCGAGGTCGAAGAGCACGGCGTCGACGGAGCGGTCGGCGTCCGTGGCGGCGTGTACGTCGATGGAGGAACGGGCGTCCGACGTGGCGTCGGTCGAGGCGTCGGTAGGTGCGGGCATGCGGTCGTTGTTCGAGAGTAGGGTCGTCGGCGTGATAAGTCGTTTGCGGGTGTGCGGGGCCGGGTCAGTCAAATCTGGTAGAGCCGCGTCGTCCAGAACTGCCGGGAGGCATCCGCCAGCGCTTCGCGGGGCTTGCCGGTCGCGTCGACGGGCGCGGTCGCGTCGGCGGCGTCCGAGAACTCCCGGAGGAGCGTCTTCTCGCCGACCACGTACACGCGGTCGGCGTCGACCGCCGCGATGGCGTCCTCGCACTTCTCGAGGTGTTCGTCTATCTGGGCGTCCCGACGGCGCTCGAACCGGCCCTGCGAGAAACCCCCCTTCGAGTGGTCGCCCTTCACGTCGCTCTCGAAGCCCCGGAAGTCGACGCGCTCGTCGCCCTCGTAGACCCCGAGGGCGAACAGGTCCGAGCGAACGAGCGCCAGCGCGAACTCGCCGACGGGGCGGAACCACGACCGGTCGAGGTCGAACCCCTCGCCCCACTCGGCGAACGGGTCGGGCGCGACCGGCGGGGTCAGCGCGGCGGCGACGAGGCCGGCGTCGTCGGTCACGGCGAGGCAGGGCGCGGCCCGGGCCACTAGGTGGGCGTGGTCGCCGAACGCCGACTCGACCGCTTCGGGGAGGTCGGCGCCGTCGTCGACCATCGCGGTCAGCGCCCCCTCGCGGCCGGCTTCGACCGAGTCGAGGCGGTCCAGCACCGAGTCGAGTCTGTCGCCTCGCACCGTCTCGACGCCCCGGAAGTCGAGGTCGGCTTCGTCGCGTTCCGAGCGCTCGACCCTGTCTTCGAGTTCCGCGATGCGGTCCTCCAGCCGGTTGACCCGCTCTTCGGCCTCCTGGCGCGCGGTGGCGGCCTCCGCGCGGCGGTCCTCCTCGGCGTCGAGTTGGCGTTCGAGGTGGCGTCTCTCCTCTTCGAGTTCCGCGATTCGGTCTTTCAGTTCCGAGCGCCCGAGCAACTCGTCCAGCATTCGGCCCGAAGAGCGTGCGCGGGCGCCTTGTAGCTTCCGTCGGGAACGCGCCGGATTCCGGCGAACCCTCGCACAGAGAATATATAGAATAGGGCGGTAAATATATACTTTCGGCGGTGCCTTTAAGCCCGCGAGTCGGCTAGCCTCGACCGAGAAATGACCACAGAGGGAAGCGGAGTCTACCACCGCCCCGACGCCGTATCGCAGGGCGACGCGTCCGAAACCGACGCGTTCGCCCGGCCCGTCATGCTCGCCCGGTTCGCCCGACCGCGGACCGAGACGCCGACGACGCTCGCCGTCTTCTCGGACCCGCACCTCTCCACTGGAAAGGAGGGAACCTGGAAGGTCTTCCACCGGACCGAGGCCCGCCTCCGGGCCGCCGTCGCCGACGCCAACGACCGCGACGTGGACGGCGTCGTGATCGCGGGGGACCTGACCGAGGACGGCCGACCCGCCGACTTCGACGGCGTGGCCGACGTGCTGGCGGACCTCCGCGCGCCGTTCGCGGCGGTGCCGGGCAACCACGACGTCCCGAAGCGGTTCAAGGACCACGACACGCCGCCGGTCGCCGAGTTCGCCGAGCGGTTCGCGCCCGGAGAGTTCCCCTTCCGCGCGACGTTCGGCGGCGTGGACGTGCTGGGGTTGAACTCGGCGTCGGCCCCCGACGGGGAACTGGCGGCCACCCACGACGGCGCCGTCTCCGACGACCAACTCGCGTGGCTCGAATCGACCCTCCCGGAAACCGACGCCGCGCTCGTGGTTTCCCACCACAACCCGCCGGGGCTCGACGCCTGCGTCGGCGAGGAGGGGTACGCACCCCACCCGCCGGTCGGCGACGCGACCGCGTTCGTCGACGCCCTCGCAGACCACGACGCCCTCCACCTCTCGGGACACGTCCACCTGCCCGCCGCCATCACCGGCGACGTACGGGGACTCGTCTGCCCCGCGCTCTCGTCGTTCCCGCAGGCGTACGTCCTTCTGGAGGTCGGTCCCGAGGGGACGACGGTCCGGATGGTGCCGGTGGCCGACGACGAGGGCGTCGGCGAGGCCCGCGACCTTGCACAGCGGCACTCCGACCGGAGCGCCGACATCTGCGGGATGGTCGAAGCGCAGCTTTCGGACCTGCCGCTGGTGGACGAGCGGTAAGCGGTCGCGGCACGGGGCCGGACGAGCGGGGTCGAACGAGCGGCCCCGGTCGTGAGTACCGCCGATTAGAAGTTTCTCCTCGTTCGAAACCCGTGCTAGCCGCTCGGCTCTCGAATCGTCTCCTTCGAAAATTGTGTCCCGAGAAAAACCGAGGTATCGTGGGCGCGTCTCGGCGCTCAGTCGGCGGCGACAGGCGTTCGACGGCCGGCCATCGCCAGCACGTCGTCGAAGAACTCGAGCGTGTCGTTCGGGCCGGGGTTGGCCTCGGGGTGGTACTGGCGGGTGATGACGTCGAGGTCGTCGCTCTCCAGACCCTCGGCGGTGTCGTCGTTGACGTTGACCTGGGTCACGTCGAGTTCGGGGCCGGGTTCGGCGACCGTGTAGCCGTGGTTCTGGGTGGTCATGACGACCTTGTTCGACCGGAGGTCCCGAACCGGCTGGTTGACGCCGCGGTGGCCGAAGGCCATCTTCTCGGTGGTGCCGCCCAGTGCGCGGGCGACGATCTGCTGGCCGAGGCAGATGCCGGCCAGCGGGACTTCGCCGACGAACTCCGAGACGAGTGTCTCGGCCGCCTCGAAGTTGGCGGGGTCGCCCGGCCCGTTCGAGACGAACAGCACGTCGGGGTCGAGGGCGGCGACGTCGGCGACGTCGGCGTCGTAAGGCAGGACGTGGACCGCGGCGTCGCGCTCGACCAGCGAGGCGACGATGCTGTCCTTCGCGCCGCAGTCGATCAGCGCGACGTCGGTTTCGCCCTCAGGGTTGTACGTCTTCGGCTCGGAGACGCTGACCTGCGCGCCGATGTCGGTGTGGTCGCTCATGCCCGGACAGTCGGCGAGCGCGGCCTTCGCATCCTCGGGGGTCGCGTCGGGGCCGGCGGCGATACCGCACTTCATCGCGCCGCCCTCTCGAACCTGGCCCACGAGGTCGCGGGTGTCCAGGTGGTCGACCGCGGGGACGCCCTCGGATTCGAGCCACTCGGCCACGTCGTCGGTGAGTTCGCGCGCGACGACGGCGCGGGGGTGGACGCGCTCGCTCTCGAATCGCTCGGCTCGGACGCCGTAGTTCCCGATGAGCGGGTACGAGAAGGTGAGTATCTGCTCCTCGTAGGAGGGGTCGGTCAGGCTCTCCTCGTAGCCCGTATAGGCGGTCGTAAATACCAGTTCTCCGCGGGCCGTACCCGGTGCGCGACAGCGAGCTTCTACGACGCTGCCGCCTTCGAGTGCCACGTATGCGCCCGGCATTACGAGATTCATATGGGAACCGGGACAATAAACCTTGCTTTCGAAGCGAAGTTACGAATTTCGTAATCATCAAGTGGCCCCCACGTCTACCTTCGCATCTCAATGGACGAACTGGACCGCCGAATACTGTCCATCCTCCGCCGAGACGCCCGAAAACCCTACACGGAGATCGCCGAGACGGTCGGCACCTCCGAGGGGACCGTCCGCAACCGCGTCGAGCGCATGACCGGCGACGGCGTCATCGAACGGTTCACGGTCGCCACCCGGACCGGCAACGTCAAGGCGATGATCGAACTCGACGTGGCCGTCGACGTCAACACCTCCGACCTCGGCGAACAGGTCGCCGAGTGGGAGCCGGTGGACTTCGTCTGGCAGGTTTCCGGCGAGGAGGACATCGTGCTGGTCGTCGACGCCGCCGACACCCAGAGCGTCAACGAACTCATCACGCGCGCACGCGAACTCCCGGAGGTCGTCAACACGAAGACCAGGCTGATCCTCGACGAGAAGTTGGGGTGAGGGGACGTTCGCCGAACTGGGGCCATCGACGCCGGTCGCCGACGCGTGGCGTCGGCGACCGGCGTCCCCGCGCGTCACTCAGCCGTCGACCTGCCCGGGTTCGGGCGGTTCGCCCGCACCCGGGGAGTCGAGCCACTCGGGTCGCTGGAGGTAGCCTTTGTCCTCGTGAATCTGCCGGTAGAACCGCCGGAGCAGTCGGTTGAACGCGCCGCGGTGGACCCGCGGTTCGACTCGGCCGTCCCGGATGGCGGCCGCGACGCTCTCGGGGGTGAGTTCGTCGGCGTCGATGGCGGTGTAGGCCCGGCCGACCTCGACGGGGTAGTGAGCGTCGCTCCCGCCGACCAGCGGCAGGTCCTGGTCCTCGGCCAGTTCGCGCACCCACTGCTCGGTCCGGGGGTGTTTGCCGTTGACCTCGATGGCGTCGAAGTCGACGTCGACGTTCTTGACCGTGCTGTTGCGGTACGGGTGGGCCACCACGGCCGCACAGCCGCGGTCGTGGGCCAACTCGACGGTCTCCTCGGGCGAGAGCTCGCCCGGTTCGGTCCGCCGGGGCGGGTCGGGGCCGATGACGAGGACGTGGCCGTGGGTCGTCGACACCTCGACGCCGGGAATCGTCCCCGCGAACGGGCCGGTCGGCCCGCCGAGGTCGAAGGACCGGTAGTAGTCGTGATTCGTCAGCGCGACCGCATCCAGATTCCGCAACCGGGCGACCCCCGCGAGCAGTCGCACGCCGACCAGGTCGAAGTACTCCGCCGCCCGCTCGTGGCCGTGGAAGAACCGCGTGTGCGAATGTAGGTCGACGGCGTACACGCGAGGGAAAACGAGCCGGTAGACCTTTGTCTTTCTGCCCCAAAACGTTCAACATAATGACCGTCGACGGGGTCGGCTCGACGGGTGATTTGGCATCGACCGACGACGTCCACTACGACCGTGTCGTCGTCCTCAACCCCGTCAGCGGTAACGGCGGTCACCGCGACCGGGTCCGGAACCTCGCCGACGAGTTCGGCTACACGGTCCTGGAGACGCGCTCGCCCGGCGAGGCGGTCGAGTTCGGCCGCCTCCTCGGGCAGGCCGGAATCGACCTCGTGGCGGCCGCTGGCGGCGACGGAACCCTCAACGAGGTCGCCCGCGGTCTCGACGCCGCCGACGCGCTCGGGGAGGCGACGTTCGGCGTCGTGCCGACCGGGACGGGCAACAACCTCGCCGGCAACGTCGGCGTCCGGGACATCGAACACGCCTTCGAGGTGCTGGAGAGCGGCGAACGCCGCCGCATCGACGTGGGGACCGGCGACAGTCGACTCTTCCTGAACTCCTGCGTCGCGGGACTGACCGCCGACGCCAGCGCCTCGACCACACCGGAGATGAAAGAGCGACTGGGCGTGCTGGCCTACGTCGTCTGCGGCCTGCGGGCGGTGACGGAGTTCGACGCGCTCCCGCTCTGCGTGGAGGCCTCCGGCCCGGACGGCGACCGGATGTGGTCCGGCGAGGCCGTCACCGTCCTCGTGGGCAACGTGCGTCGGTTCCCCGCGATGGGGCGCTCGCAGGCCAACTGCGAGGACGGCCTGCTCGACGTGACCATCGTCGAGCAGATGCCCTCCGGGAGCCTGCTGGAGGAGGCCGCCGTCCAGCGGCTGTTCGGCGACGAAACCGAGCACGTCACCCACCTCACCGCCTCGGAACTCGGCGTGACTGTCCAGCGCGACGACCCGGTGGGATTCAGCTTCGACGGCGAGATAAACGATTACAACGCGCTGTCGATGCGGACGCGCGAGAAGGCGATGACGCTGTGCGTCGGCGAGGACTACGAGCCGACGCCCTGACCCCGACCGGCGCGCGTCACGCTTCGAGTCGATAGCGGTACGGCGAGGACCGGATGACCGTCACGTCGTCCTCGGCGTACCGACCGAGTACCGTGGCGACTCGGTGGGCACTGTCGAACTGCTCGCCGTTAGCTTCGAGCAACTGAAGAATCTCGCGCGCCGTCAACGGCTCGTCGGGGTCCGCCTCGGCGAGTACGGTGCGGATACGGTCGTACTCCCGCGCGCGGTGGCGCATACTACTCTGTCGGATGTCGTTACACTTAACCGTCAGTCAGACGCGCGTCAGACACACATACGAAGATGCACATTTCAGGCCGCGGTGTCGTGCGGCCCGGTGAAATCGCGCTCGCGGCGGTACTGTTCGACGAACTCGCTCACGTCGAAGTTCAGCATGTCGTCTTCGAACTGCGCCATCGCGTCGTCGTTCTCGGCGTGGCTGACGGCGTGTTCCATCAACTCCACGAGGAGTTCGACCACGATCTCGTGGAGGCGCCGCGAGTCAAAGTCGGTGACCCACACCAGCGCGTAGCCGACGTCCTGGTCGTCCTCGACGTTCTCGCTCGTCACATCGCCGGGGAACTCCTCCATCACCACGCCCATGATGTGGGCGGTGCCGAACTCCCCGAGGTCGTCGTCGGTATCGATGGTCTCCTGCAGCACGGCGACGAGGAACTCCGGGACGAAGCGCGACGGCGGATGGATGTCCATCACGACCGCGTGGGACTCCCCGCACGCGCAGTCGTACTCACGCATCCCCATGTCGAGTTCGTGGACGTGCACCGACTCGCCGCAAGGGAGGTCAAGCTCCGCGCCGCGGCCGCCCGGAACGCCCGGTTCTGCCATGTCCGGGGCTTGGAGTCTCGCGCGTTTAAAGGCCGCGGATAGGAGGCGTTTCGCCTTCGGAGGTCTGCTTTCCTGCTACGCGAGATAGCAACAGCAGTGACCGTGACCACCTCGAAAGCTCATACGTACGCTGAGAATTGCAATCATCGCAATGACTGCAACCGCCTCGAAAGCCCCCGGCCGGTCGCGGTCGTTCTGTGGGATATTCACGCCTCACTTCGTTCGGCGAGAATAGTTGCCCACAGAAGCGACCAAGGGCCTGCGGCCCGCGACCGGCCGGCCCTTTCAGTCCCACCCACGAGGAAGGTGACACCGAGCGTCTATGGTAGAATGTGTGACCGAGCGTTTGCGGTAGAGGGTGTCGTCGCGCGCTTCCGCGGCGTCGGCCCGTGGCTACAGCAACCTCAGAAGCCAGTACGAGAGTTCGAAAGGACAGTCAGGGCCAGTCGTCGCGCTGGTCCTCTTCGGGCGTCTCGTCGTCCTCGTCGGTGTCGCTCGCGAGGTCCCATTCCGCCGCCTCCGCGGCGTCCTCGACGTGGAGGAACTCCCACTCGTGCTCCTCGGCGACCTCGCGGTCCTCGTCGGACGTGCCGACGAAGACGTGACGGTCGGTGTCGAACTGCTCGCGGACGCTCTCTAAGCTCTCGCCCTTGCCCTTCGGTCCGGAGAAGAAGTCCTGGCGGATGCGGTTCTTCCGGGTGAAGTTCGTCACGACGTAGGTCGGTTCGTCCGAGACGACGCCGACGTAGCGACTCCAGCGGCGGGCGTCGTCGAACACCTCGCCGGGTTTGGCGAGCGCTTTCAGCGCCGTGAGTTCGAAGGCGAGGGTCATCTCGCCGCTTCCGTTCATACCCTCGAATCGGCGCGTCGAAGCCAAAATGGCTTCGGTCCGGAGTCGACTCGGCCGCCTCCCACGACCGACTTCGACTCCGACCGCCCGAACTCACGCGAGTTCGACCCGGAGATACTCGGAGAACACGACGACCGGTTCGTTCGCGAACGCCGCGGCGACGCTCGGCGGGACGACGACGCTCGCCCGTCGCCCGCACTCGGCCAGCAGTCGCTGTGCCGACTCGGGCAGTTCGTCGTAGTGGCACACCGGGACGCCCGGCGGAACGGTCTCTATCGGTCGGACGCTCAGCGTCCGGCACTCCCCATCTGCTCCAGAGGTCGTGTTCGAAGCCATCGTGCTACACGGTATCAAATACCTTGGCATATATTAAGCGTTCCGGCGTCGAGCAACTAAGCCGACAGGTCGACGGACGAACCATCCGCTCGAACGTCGAAGGGAAGAACCGGGAAAATCGACCGACTGCGGCGGGGAGTCACCGCATTCGGGGGACTCAGAAGCGGTACTCGTCGTCCTCGCCGCCGAACGACCGCTCGCTCGTCTCCATCATCTCGTCGGCGAACCCCATCTCGTCTTCGGGTTCGCTCTGCATTGTCGTCTGGTGCTCTTTGATGCCGAGCGAGAGCATCTCCTCGACCGCCTCTTGGCGGTCGACGAACTCCTCCTGGGAAACCAACTGATCGATCTGCATGTCCACGTCGTCCGACAGCGAGATTTCGACCTGAGGCATGATGCGTCGATAGGAACTCCAACTACAACAACGTTTGCTTGTCACGTAACCAGGGTTTAAGTGCCGTCCGTCGGCGGCCAGACCTATCCGTCCGCGGGTCGTGGACCGCCACATGGCGAGCGTCGACGCCCACCTGCGAGAGATAACGGAACTCGTCGACGAGCGACTGAGCGACCGCACGGCCCCCGCGCCCGAGGACCACGACTACCGAGTCGCCCTCGAATCGATGCGGGACCTCGGCGGCGAGGCCGCCGCCGACCGACTGGCCGAGGAACTGAAACGGTCGATTCGGAAGTCCGAAACCTTGCCCCAAGAACAAAGCGTCCGCTCGCTGGGACGCGACGTCCTCGACGAACGCGGCGAGGAGATACCGGACGACTCGTGGTTCGCGCGATAGCCGGACCGGAAGAGCGAGACGAAACGAGCGAGACGAAACGAGCGAGACGAAAAGGGGAGACGAAGAGGGAAGACGTCGACGGGAGCGGCCGACTACTGCTCCTGGGGCGTCGCGAGTTCTTCGGGGTCGAAGTCCTTCTCCAGCAGGACCTCCTTCTGGTCGGCGCACTCGACCTCGTTACGGATGAGGTCCTTGTACCGACCCTGCGGGGCGATGTCGCCGATGAGGACGCCGCCGACGAGTTTGCCGTCCTTGAACGCGAGGCGGCGCCACTCGGTGTCGCTGTACTTGCGCTCGCACTCGTCGTCGCCCAGCGTCGGGAAGCCGAAGCTGAGGAACGGGAAGTCGAAGTGGGTGATAGAGTAGGAGGACACCCAGCGGAACTCCTCGACCCCGTCGTCGGCAACCATGTTCCTCGCGGCGATCTGGCCCTGCTCCTTGGCCGAACCCCACGAACCGTTCTGGGCGTACTCGTCGAGGATGACGTCGTAATATCGGGTGATGTCGCCCGCGGCGTAGATATCCTCGGCGCTGGTCTGCATGTACTCGTCGACGACGATGCCGCTGTCCTCCTCGACGCCCGCGCCCTGGAGGAACTCGGTGTTGAAGTTCAGGCCGATGGCGACGCCGACGAAGTCGCTGTCGTACTCGTTGCCGTCGGCGTCGACCGTCGAGACGACCGTCCCATCGTCGTCGGTCTGGAAGCCGTCGACGCCGGACTCGAAGACGCACTCGACGCCCTTCTCTTCGAGGGCGTCGTGGATGATCTCCGCGCCGTCGAGGCTCAGGCCGTAGCGCCACCAGCGGTTGCCCCGCATGATGTACTTGGCGTCGACTTCCTGGGCGGCGCAGACCGCCGCGAGGTCGATGCCGAGCAGGCCCGCGCCGACGACGACGCCGGTGTCGGCCTCGCTGGCGTGTTCCTCGATGCGGCGGGCGTCCTGGAACGTCCAGAAGTGGTGGACGCCCTCGGCGTCGCTGTTGTCCACGGGGAGTTGCGTGGGGGTACCGCCGGTCGCCACGAGCAACTTGTCGTACTCGAAGGTGCCGCTGTCGTGGGTGTGGACCTCGTGGGCGTCGGGGTCGACGCTCTCGACGAACGTGTTCAGCGAGAGGTCGATGTCGCGCTCTTCGTACCAGTCTTCCTCGTGGATGGAGATGGGCGCTTCGGGCAGTTTTCCTTTGGCGAACTCCTTGATGAGGATGCGGTTGTAGAGGGCCTCGCCCTCGTCGGTGATGACGGTTACGTCGGCGTCGGG comes from the Halorussus vallis genome and includes:
- a CDS encoding NAD(P)/FAD-dependent oxidoreductase, with product MSESYVIIGDGIAGSSAAETLREEAPDADVTVITDEGEALYNRILIKEFAKGKLPEAPISIHEEDWYEERDIDLSLNTFVESVDPDAHEVHTHDSGTFEYDKLLVATGGTPTQLPVDNSDAEGVHHFWTFQDARRIEEHASEADTGVVVGAGLLGIDLAAVCAAQEVDAKYIMRGNRWWRYGLSLDGAEIIHDALEEKGVECVFESGVDGFQTDDDGTVVSTVDADGNEYDSDFVGVAIGLNFNTEFLQGAGVEEDSGIVVDEYMQTSAEDIYAAGDITRYYDVILDEYAQNGSWGSAKEQGQIAARNMVADDGVEEFRWVSSYSITHFDFPFLSFGFPTLGDDECERKYSDTEWRRLAFKDGKLVGGVLIGDIAPQGRYKDLIRNEVECADQKEVLLEKDFDPEELATPQEQ